From Fimbriimonadaceae bacterium, the proteins below share one genomic window:
- the rpoN gene encoding RNA polymerase factor sigma-54 — translation MQTTTGLRVDPKVVLNSQIMQYTIQELDQAIEAELADNPALERLHDDSEPLSEEIILRTVAPQELGPSSEDFEFLRSIPRDEGDRVDWIDFAASTTTLWDHLRAQLLPMLPEELREVGEYAIECVNEGGYLDSPVEEIALENNCSLADAETVVAALKECEPSGVGAADVKECLLLQLRDADTMERKLARAILKTHMDDFIARRTSRIARRYRIVTELVEAAFDEILALTPYPGELFRVKTTHQNQARPVGVVPDLVLVHSEAGWEVHVRGADPAILGVDRTYQARQRQLEAMKRPPKGETRHVNEYVNRASRFIESIKQRRKTMKAIGEYLVRHQNGFVSTGRYEFLKPLTRSKMAKDLGVHESTVSRATMGKFVQIANGELLGFEVFFKPALRVQKMIAEILATENPNNPLSDEEIAEILKKKGVSVARRTVNKYRDRGKLLSSRKRRSA, via the coding sequence GTGCAAACCACGACCGGGCTTCGCGTCGATCCCAAGGTCGTGCTCAACAGCCAGATCATGCAGTACACGATCCAGGAGCTGGATCAGGCGATCGAGGCCGAACTGGCGGACAATCCGGCCCTGGAGCGCCTGCACGACGACAGCGAGCCCCTGAGCGAAGAGATCATCCTCCGCACCGTGGCCCCGCAAGAGCTCGGCCCGTCCAGCGAGGATTTCGAGTTCCTGCGCAGCATCCCCAGAGACGAGGGCGACCGCGTCGATTGGATCGACTTCGCCGCCAGCACCACGACGCTCTGGGACCACCTGCGCGCCCAACTTCTGCCCATGCTTCCCGAAGAGCTGCGCGAGGTGGGAGAGTATGCGATCGAGTGCGTGAACGAAGGGGGCTACCTCGACTCTCCGGTCGAGGAGATCGCCCTTGAGAACAACTGCTCGCTGGCGGACGCCGAAACGGTCGTCGCCGCCCTCAAGGAGTGCGAGCCGAGCGGCGTCGGAGCCGCGGACGTGAAGGAGTGCCTGCTGCTCCAACTGCGCGACGCCGACACCATGGAGCGCAAACTCGCCCGCGCGATCCTCAAGACGCATATGGACGATTTCATCGCTCGGCGCACGTCCCGAATCGCCCGCCGCTACCGCATCGTCACGGAACTGGTCGAAGCGGCGTTCGACGAGATCCTTGCCCTCACCCCGTATCCCGGGGAGCTCTTCCGGGTGAAGACGACGCACCAAAACCAGGCTCGCCCCGTGGGGGTGGTCCCCGACCTCGTCCTGGTCCACTCGGAAGCGGGCTGGGAAGTTCACGTGCGCGGAGCCGATCCCGCGATCCTTGGCGTGGACCGCACGTACCAGGCCCGCCAAAGGCAGCTCGAGGCCATGAAGCGACCGCCCAAGGGCGAGACACGGCACGTCAACGAGTACGTGAACCGCGCGAGCCGGTTCATCGAGAGCATCAAGCAACGGCGCAAGACCATGAAGGCGATCGGGGAGTACCTCGTCCGGCACCAGAACGGCTTCGTTTCCACGGGTCGCTACGAGTTCCTCAAACCGCTCACCCGCTCGAAGATGGCCAAAGACCTCGGCGTGCACGAGAGCACCGTGAGCCGCGCGACCATGGGCAAATTCGTCCAGATCGCCAACGGCGAGCTGCTCGGCTTCGAGGTGTTCTTCAAACCCGCGCTCCGCGTCCAGAAGATGATCGCCGAGATCCTCGCCACGGAGAATCCGAACAACCCGCTCTCCGACGAAGAGATCGCGGAGATTCTCAAGAAGAAGGGCGTTTCGGTAGCCCGACGGACGGTGAACAAGTACCGCGACCGCGGCAAGCTCCTCTCTTCCCGCAAACGCCGAAGCGCTTGA
- a CDS encoding ABC transporter ATP-binding protein produces MIIFEGASRWYGQVIGLNDVTCTIQPGVTALLGMNGAGKTTMMRMITGQIRETTGSVTVMGLRPFANPDVFRHLGYCPDIDNFYEHMTGRAFVRLLARMAGFDAAEAERRTAAVLERVGMADRCDRPIAGYSKGMRQRIKLAQAMLHEPDIILLDEPLNGLDPVGRREFINLLGELADQGRTILVSSHILFEVEQMTRSILLLHRGRLLATGDLRVIRELIDKHPHRIRIDTDQPREIAPLLAGLPYVLSVQFAPSGRSLEVQTREPDRFYDFIPSLVLERGLHVEGFSSPDNNLESVFRYLVTD; encoded by the coding sequence ATGATCATCTTCGAGGGTGCCTCCCGATGGTACGGCCAGGTCATCGGCCTCAACGACGTCACCTGCACCATCCAGCCCGGCGTGACCGCGCTCCTGGGGATGAACGGGGCGGGGAAGACGACGATGATGCGGATGATCACCGGCCAGATCCGAGAGACCACAGGGTCGGTGACGGTGATGGGTCTGCGTCCGTTCGCCAACCCCGACGTGTTCCGCCATCTCGGCTACTGCCCGGACATCGACAACTTCTACGAGCACATGACCGGCCGCGCCTTCGTGCGGCTGCTCGCCCGGATGGCGGGCTTCGACGCGGCGGAGGCCGAGCGCCGGACCGCCGCGGTGCTCGAGCGGGTCGGGATGGCGGACAGGTGCGACCGCCCGATCGCGGGGTACAGCAAGGGGATGCGGCAGCGCATCAAGCTCGCCCAGGCGATGCTGCACGAGCCGGACATCATCTTGCTCGACGAACCGCTCAACGGCCTCGATCCCGTGGGTCGGCGCGAGTTCATCAACCTGTTGGGCGAGCTGGCCGATCAGGGGCGGACGATCCTGGTGAGCAGCCACATTCTCTTCGAGGTCGAGCAGATGACGCGCAGCATCTTGCTGCTGCACCGGGGGCGACTGCTCGCAACGGGCGATCTGCGGGTGATCCGCGAGCTGATCGACAAGCACCCGCACCGCATCCGGATCGACACAGACCAGCCTCGCGAGATCGCGCCGCTTCTTGCGGGCCTTCCGTACGTGCTGAGCGTGCAGTTCGCGCCCTCCGGCCGCTCGCTGGAGGTGCAGACGAGAGAGCCGGACCGGTTCTACGACTTCATCCCGTCGCTGGTGCTCGAACGCGGTCTTCACGTCGAGGGGTTTTCCAGCCCCGACAACAACCTGGAATCCGTGTTCCGCTACCTGGTGACCGACTGA
- a CDS encoding lytic transglycosylase domain-containing protein, which yields MRLTAALIAVLAATFGFAQNTDEYLRARKGLGITQAVGVEALETLVGVRVLEVQGIVKGTMSSNGNSLLLLEGTGGKPLFVSTKAVPEWLQGNEVHARLLIRASRESEMLEPDSTLIAAAPERVVRDFEDAQARAEAKAAAAKAAAAKRNTRLPSRGTTPPAREWNLSPHEALEPYVAFIRKQNQKLTREEAVKIATGVIGFSVRYGVDARLIMAMLMVESGFDPGATSRTGAMGLGQLMPGTARGMGVGNPYDSIENLYGTVRLIRGHLDKYGKQTGNAGSYESLVLALAAYNAGGGAVARHGGVPPYRETQNYIRKVIALYERLSGR from the coding sequence ATGCGACTCACCGCCGCCTTGATCGCCGTCCTCGCCGCGACCTTCGGGTTCGCGCAGAACACGGACGAGTACCTGCGGGCGCGCAAAGGCCTCGGCATCACCCAAGCGGTGGGCGTCGAGGCGCTCGAAACCCTCGTGGGCGTGCGCGTCCTCGAAGTTCAGGGAATCGTGAAAGGCACCATGAGCAGCAACGGCAACTCGCTGCTGCTCCTGGAGGGCACGGGCGGCAAACCGCTGTTCGTCTCCACGAAGGCCGTTCCCGAGTGGCTCCAAGGCAACGAAGTGCACGCGCGGCTGTTGATCCGGGCCAGCCGCGAATCCGAGATGCTGGAGCCCGACTCGACCCTGATCGCCGCCGCACCGGAGCGCGTGGTGCGCGATTTCGAAGACGCCCAGGCCCGCGCCGAGGCGAAGGCCGCCGCAGCCAAAGCCGCCGCGGCCAAGAGAAACACCAGACTTCCGTCCCGGGGCACAACCCCGCCGGCCCGCGAGTGGAACCTCTCCCCGCACGAGGCGCTCGAGCCCTACGTCGCGTTCATCCGCAAGCAGAACCAGAAGCTCACGCGCGAAGAGGCCGTCAAGATCGCCACGGGCGTCATCGGCTTCAGCGTTCGGTACGGCGTCGACGCGCGCCTGATCATGGCGATGCTGATGGTGGAAAGCGGATTCGACCCCGGCGCCACCAGCCGGACCGGGGCGATGGGACTGGGCCAACTCATGCCCGGCACCGCCAGAGGGATGGGGGTCGGGAACCCGTACGACAGCATCGAAAACCTCTATGGAACCGTGCGGCTCATCCGCGGCCATCTGGACAAGTACGGCAAGCAGACCGGCAACGCCGGATCGTACGAGTCGCTGGTGCTCGCCCTCGCCGCCTACAATGCGGGCGGGGGCGCGGTCGCCCGCCACGGCGGAGTGCCTCCCTACCGGGAAACGCAGAACTACATCCGAAAGGTGATCGCCCTGTACGAACGCCTCAGCGGCCGCTAG
- the serS gene encoding serine--tRNA ligase, whose translation MLDRNLLRTHPDRAREGARLKKVDAPIDAFLKVDESWRALLAELQGDQAEMNQLSKSIGALMAQGKGEEAEQAKAQTGALKEKVRAGEQRQRALEEEMAALELRIPNIPDPGVPHGDGEEQNVVVRTWGEPAQPDVPKPHWEIAEDLGLLDLARGAKISGSGFIVYTGWGARLQRALIQYMIDHQTLRNGYREIFPPYLVNDQSLLGTGQLPKFEEDLYKAGDGLYLVPTAEVPVTNLYRDEILDGDDLTIKLAAYSACFRKEAGAAGKDTRGLLRVHQFDKVELVKFTKPEESKSELEALVQDAEQILQALGLHYRVAEMCTAELGFSNAKQYDLELWAPGVGKFLEISSCSDFEAFQARRANIRFRRAQGEKPEFVHTLNGSGLACPRLFAAILETFLQPDGSVLVPEPLRPYVGTDRITRS comes from the coding sequence ATGCTCGACCGCAATCTGCTGCGCACCCATCCCGACCGTGCCCGCGAAGGGGCCCGCCTCAAGAAGGTGGACGCTCCCATCGACGCCTTCCTCAAGGTGGACGAGTCTTGGCGCGCCTTGCTGGCCGAGCTTCAGGGCGACCAAGCCGAGATGAACCAGCTCAGCAAGTCGATCGGCGCGCTGATGGCCCAGGGCAAAGGCGAAGAGGCCGAGCAGGCAAAAGCCCAAACCGGCGCCCTCAAAGAGAAGGTGCGTGCCGGCGAGCAGCGCCAGCGCGCGCTCGAAGAGGAGATGGCCGCCCTCGAACTGCGCATCCCCAACATCCCGGACCCCGGCGTCCCGCACGGAGACGGCGAGGAGCAAAACGTCGTCGTGCGCACGTGGGGCGAGCCCGCGCAACCCGACGTCCCGAAGCCGCATTGGGAGATCGCCGAAGATCTCGGGCTGCTCGACCTCGCACGGGGCGCCAAGATCTCCGGCAGCGGATTCATCGTCTACACGGGCTGGGGCGCGCGGCTCCAGCGCGCGTTGATCCAGTACATGATCGATCACCAGACCCTGCGCAACGGGTACCGCGAGATCTTCCCTCCGTATCTCGTCAACGACCAGAGTCTCCTCGGCACCGGCCAACTGCCCAAGTTCGAGGAGGACCTGTACAAGGCGGGCGACGGACTGTACCTCGTTCCCACCGCCGAGGTGCCGGTCACGAATCTCTACCGCGACGAGATCCTTGACGGAGACGACCTCACCATCAAACTCGCCGCCTACAGCGCCTGTTTCCGCAAGGAGGCCGGCGCTGCCGGAAAGGACACCCGCGGGTTGCTGCGCGTCCACCAGTTCGACAAGGTGGAGCTGGTGAAGTTCACCAAGCCCGAGGAGAGCAAATCCGAGCTGGAGGCGCTCGTGCAGGACGCCGAACAGATCCTCCAAGCCCTCGGCCTGCACTACCGGGTCGCCGAGATGTGCACCGCCGAGCTGGGATTCTCCAACGCCAAGCAGTACGACCTCGAGCTTTGGGCGCCCGGCGTCGGCAAGTTCCTGGAGATCTCCAGTTGCAGCGACTTCGAAGCGTTCCAGGCGCGGCGGGCCAACATCCGCTTCCGGCGGGCGCAGGGGGAGAAGCCGGAGTTCGTCCACACCCTCAACGGGAGCGGCCTCGCCTGTCCGCGCCTGTTCGCGGCGATCCTCGAGACGTTCCTTCAGCCCGATGGCTCGGTGCTCGTTCCCGAACCCCTGCGGCCCTATGTGGGCACCGACCGGATCACGCGTTCCTAA
- a CDS encoding methyl-accepting chemotaxis protein, translating to MRFQNWSLGKKLTVGFGVVITLGFFAFMGAVGELYAYSASMNGKIATVHAAALTSQGVRADVLRTTNDLTQFVYGGQKSYQTSYTKLAEQTDRQFAAASKSIQNLDRSTDLNSEWSDTRSQWSAAQPIATEIFALSARGENSEARSVFETRYLPQLDKLDAQFEAFGGLLARHRTDLVGRSNAEMTHSIFLGWLFQILVVIVSCLTAWAITRWLTRSVKTARAALASLADGDLRTRMDASMGDEMGAMAESFNQGTQALSQMVDRTMSVAHEVSELSYQLVSAARESSDVAEQVSQHANAVADNVTQEYRSLTEADESLSQIASAAHEVAIGAEQTATSAGRGFEQIQSVSSVSSRLMEKIQRVDNSATEAAVLSNRTSEVLQGARDAMASIREETTLAADEVRSLSQMSETIGRIVRTIEDIAEQTNLLALNAAIEAARAGEHGRGFAVVAEEVRKLAERSAIATSEIQDIIGQAQERTTRAARVVERTGESVDTGAGQCLEAFASVRQILESVQTIAGEAKDSVQEAQLIRKLMESAFDEMQQIASVAEQSSAASEQMSAATSETQRAMRSIVAVGERNATAVSEVGQSIAKQLERLQELSAGSLKLQLAAQQLGELLSDFKIERRQPREGSPGLRLAA from the coding sequence ATGCGCTTCCAAAACTGGAGTCTCGGCAAGAAACTGACGGTCGGCTTCGGCGTGGTGATCACGCTGGGCTTCTTTGCGTTCATGGGCGCGGTCGGCGAGCTGTACGCCTACTCGGCTTCCATGAACGGCAAGATCGCGACGGTGCACGCGGCCGCGCTCACGAGCCAAGGCGTCCGGGCCGACGTGCTGCGAACCACCAACGACCTCACCCAGTTTGTCTACGGCGGCCAGAAGAGTTACCAAACGAGCTACACCAAACTCGCCGAGCAGACCGATCGGCAGTTCGCCGCCGCCTCGAAGTCGATCCAGAACCTCGACCGATCGACAGACCTCAACTCCGAGTGGAGCGACACGCGCAGCCAGTGGTCCGCGGCCCAACCCATCGCGACGGAGATCTTCGCCCTGTCGGCCCGCGGCGAGAACTCGGAGGCGCGATCGGTCTTCGAAACGCGCTACCTGCCCCAACTGGACAAACTCGATGCACAGTTCGAGGCCTTTGGAGGTCTCTTGGCGCGCCACCGCACCGACCTCGTGGGGCGGAGCAACGCGGAGATGACGCACAGCATCTTCCTGGGTTGGCTGTTCCAGATCCTCGTCGTCATCGTCTCCTGCCTCACGGCATGGGCGATCACGCGGTGGCTGACCCGCTCGGTCAAAACCGCGCGCGCCGCGCTCGCTTCGCTGGCCGACGGCGATCTGCGTACCCGAATGGATGCCAGCATGGGCGACGAAATGGGAGCGATGGCCGAGAGTTTCAACCAAGGCACCCAAGCGCTTTCCCAGATGGTCGACCGGACGATGTCGGTCGCCCATGAGGTGTCCGAGCTCTCCTACCAACTCGTCTCGGCCGCGCGCGAGTCCAGCGACGTCGCCGAACAGGTGAGCCAACACGCCAACGCCGTGGCGGACAACGTGACCCAGGAGTACCGCTCGCTGACCGAGGCCGACGAGAGCCTCTCGCAGATCGCCTCCGCCGCCCACGAGGTGGCCATCGGCGCGGAACAGACAGCCACGTCCGCGGGCCGCGGATTCGAGCAGATCCAGTCCGTCTCCTCGGTGTCGAGCCGGTTGATGGAGAAGATCCAACGCGTCGACAACTCGGCCACGGAAGCCGCCGTGCTCTCCAACCGCACGAGCGAGGTGCTGCAGGGCGCGCGAGACGCGATGGCGTCGATTCGAGAGGAAACGACCCTGGCCGCCGACGAGGTCCGCTCGCTGTCCCAAATGTCCGAGACGATCGGGCGCATCGTGCGGACGATCGAGGACATCGCCGAACAGACCAACCTGCTCGCCTTGAACGCGGCGATCGAAGCCGCCCGGGCCGGAGAGCACGGCCGCGGATTCGCCGTCGTCGCCGAAGAGGTGCGCAAGCTCGCCGAACGAAGCGCGATCGCCACCAGCGAAATCCAAGACATCATCGGGCAGGCGCAAGAGCGCACGACCCGCGCCGCGCGCGTCGTCGAGCGCACGGGCGAATCCGTCGACACGGGCGCAGGCCAATGCCTCGAGGCGTTCGCCAGCGTGCGCCAGATTCTCGAATCCGTGCAGACGATCGCCGGCGAAGCCAAGGACTCCGTGCAGGAGGCGCAACTGATCCGCAAGCTCATGGAGTCCGCCTTCGACGAGATGCAGCAGATCGCCTCCGTCGCGGAACAGAGCAGCGCAGCGTCCGAGCAGATGTCGGCCGCCACGTCGGAGACGCAGCGCGCGATGCGCTCGATCGTCGCCGTCGGCGAACGCAACGCGACGGCCGTGAGCGAGGTCGGGCAAAGCATCGCGAAGCAGTTGGAGAGGTTGCAGGAGCTCTCCGCCGGAAGCCTCAAGCTTCAGCTCGCGGCGCAGCAACTGGGCGAACTGCTCTCCGATTTCAAGATCGAGCGCCGGCAGCCAAGGGAAGGAAGCCCGGGCCTGCGCCTGGCGGCGTAA
- a CDS encoding GAF domain-containing protein translates to MVELSIRLLIAAGAILTAGWLGRPDFDVAWKVGALVAVYAVLAYRMDLRDLRNPGLRGFVAVADAFAIAFLATSAGVAGEFGFLVLAPCAYAAARFGSQPAAMAPLAGAALLCAASAVGEPGSVGVRVLAQAGAVLGVGLLLNHRRIVMTVTRPIEPVSETPQHAAEPDGYLELRENFRKLRDAYHDLERKSRRDRLIAQLQEAKLGRGERFLPRLAARIQELTGAQSVALYTVAQFAEKLVLRTVTGDVPEELRTHAFEVDLERAPGQVRHAVGALTSALLSEADRAKIAQVVLTEGGAVSGMMVVSHDRPGHLDEARERAEELAPYVAALLRDRDEREQADRRLRETEILYETAVASVGAETPLSLCARVAKRSTGLFEADHFGVFLLEEGEAMAAAHAGRAVRLLEALEFESGSGVEGWLACGAPELAMHDLDADPRCPPREALKRRVHSFCLVPLRYGSEPCGFVTVASQVVGGVDVRDLEVLHTVAAELSLALGRLIEGAHRPEGLVTVPEFQHAVQGATEGALVHIELLRVAELVERFGAPAVEQAVGVLMRKLRDRLPLGAALCRREGGDLVVFLRGMDAAFAQSWANEATTYASLVPLSTPDGSETIPLAVRAKAAALTRQSGGILGETAA, encoded by the coding sequence ATGGTTGAGCTGAGCATTCGACTCCTGATCGCCGCCGGCGCCATCTTGACGGCAGGGTGGCTCGGTCGCCCCGACTTCGATGTTGCGTGGAAGGTGGGCGCCCTGGTGGCTGTGTATGCCGTGTTGGCGTACCGGATGGACCTTCGCGACCTTCGCAATCCGGGATTGCGCGGCTTCGTGGCCGTGGCCGACGCGTTTGCGATCGCGTTCTTGGCGACGTCTGCCGGCGTGGCCGGCGAGTTTGGATTCCTCGTGCTGGCGCCATGCGCCTACGCAGCCGCGCGGTTTGGCTCCCAGCCGGCGGCGATGGCCCCCTTGGCGGGTGCGGCGCTCCTGTGCGCGGCATCCGCGGTCGGAGAGCCGGGGTCCGTCGGCGTGCGCGTTCTCGCCCAGGCCGGGGCTGTCCTCGGCGTCGGCCTCCTGCTCAACCACCGTCGGATCGTGATGACGGTGACTCGACCCATCGAACCTGTCTCGGAAACCCCCCAACACGCCGCCGAACCTGACGGATACCTCGAGCTGCGCGAGAACTTCCGCAAGCTGCGGGACGCTTATCACGATCTCGAGCGCAAGAGTCGGCGCGATCGTCTCATCGCCCAGCTTCAGGAAGCGAAACTCGGGCGTGGGGAGCGGTTCCTGCCTCGCCTCGCGGCTCGGATTCAAGAGCTCACCGGCGCCCAGAGCGTTGCGTTGTACACCGTCGCCCAGTTCGCCGAGAAGCTCGTGCTGCGCACCGTGACCGGAGACGTTCCGGAGGAGTTGCGCACCCACGCGTTCGAAGTCGACCTCGAACGCGCTCCCGGACAGGTGCGCCACGCCGTGGGCGCCCTCACATCGGCTCTGCTCTCCGAGGCGGACCGCGCGAAGATCGCCCAGGTCGTGCTGACCGAGGGCGGCGCCGTCTCGGGCATGATGGTCGTCTCCCACGATCGCCCGGGTCACCTCGACGAGGCCCGCGAGCGCGCGGAGGAGTTGGCCCCGTACGTTGCGGCGCTGCTTCGGGATCGCGACGAGCGGGAGCAGGCCGATCGCCGCCTGCGCGAAACCGAGATTCTGTACGAAACCGCTGTCGCGTCCGTCGGGGCGGAGACACCGCTGTCGCTTTGCGCGCGGGTCGCCAAGCGCTCGACCGGACTGTTCGAGGCAGACCACTTCGGCGTGTTCCTCCTCGAGGAGGGCGAGGCGATGGCCGCGGCCCACGCCGGGCGGGCCGTCCGCTTGCTCGAGGCGCTGGAGTTCGAATCGGGGTCGGGGGTCGAAGGCTGGCTGGCGTGCGGGGCGCCGGAGTTGGCCATGCACGATCTGGACGCGGACCCGCGATGCCCGCCTCGCGAGGCCCTCAAGCGACGGGTCCACAGTTTCTGTCTGGTTCCCCTGCGTTACGGTTCCGAGCCGTGCGGCTTTGTCACCGTGGCATCGCAAGTCGTCGGCGGCGTCGACGTCCGCGACTTGGAGGTGCTCCATACCGTGGCCGCCGAACTGTCCCTGGCGCTGGGGCGGCTCATCGAGGGGGCGCACCGTCCCGAGGGTCTTGTGACCGTGCCGGAGTTCCAGCACGCGGTCCAGGGTGCGACCGAAGGTGCGTTGGTCCACATCGAGCTCTTGCGCGTGGCCGAACTGGTGGAGCGGTTTGGGGCGCCCGCGGTGGAGCAGGCCGTAGGGGTGTTGATGCGGAAGCTGCGGGACCGTTTGCCCTTGGGGGCGGCGCTTTGCCGTCGGGAGGGCGGCGATCTGGTGGTGTTCCTTCGAGGGATGGACGCCGCATTCGCCCAGAGCTGGGCCAACGAAGCGACGACCTACGCGTCCCTGGTACCTCTGTCGACGCCCGACGGGAGTGAGACGATCCCCCTTGCGGTTCGGGCAAAAGCGGCTGCTCTGACCCGGCAATCCGGCGGGATTCTCGGTGAAACCGCCGCCTAG
- a CDS encoding sugar phosphate isomerase/epimerase has translation MKFDAERLAQLGEFDGYLEGDAVDALFERFEIRFAAGHWCAGEFFDRFCPVGYNSDNPDFDPSVPAQIRRVREAGIDGVEFHESCFIDAHRQRDSAKIREILAALEEHGVQPTNMNFNTWTDPKWKFGGVTHPDAGVRSECRALVRQGIEIAKEIGCVSCGLWPGSDGWDYHFEVDYGKRLSWFIDACAEAAEHCDRLGLKFGTEPKQKEPREGNMVCNTVAKAACVAVEVNRTVGKTVMGVAIDYGHEQMVGNTPADSLYMLKRLGVPIANFHVNAAKYNSNDEDRIAGTDDLWRFVEFCYAALDTDYQGWFGEDQFTYRTEQVASMALSREFFANCMKKALKIYAKKPDLDRAMDTGDAVQTINLVKRILYNG, from the coding sequence ATGAAGTTCGACGCGGAGCGGTTGGCCCAGTTGGGCGAGTTCGACGGGTACTTGGAAGGCGACGCGGTGGACGCCTTGTTCGAGCGGTTCGAGATCCGCTTCGCCGCCGGACACTGGTGCGCGGGCGAGTTCTTCGACCGGTTCTGCCCGGTGGGCTACAACAGCGACAACCCGGATTTCGATCCGTCCGTGCCCGCCCAGATTCGGCGGGTGCGAGAGGCTGGCATCGACGGGGTGGAGTTCCACGAATCGTGTTTCATCGACGCGCATCGGCAGCGCGATTCCGCCAAGATCCGCGAGATCTTGGCCGCCCTCGAGGAGCATGGCGTCCAGCCCACCAACATGAATTTCAACACGTGGACCGACCCGAAGTGGAAGTTCGGCGGCGTCACCCACCCGGACGCCGGCGTGCGCTCGGAGTGCCGCGCGCTCGTGCGGCAGGGCATCGAGATCGCCAAGGAGATCGGATGCGTGAGCTGCGGGCTGTGGCCGGGATCCGACGGGTGGGACTACCACTTCGAGGTGGACTATGGGAAACGGCTCTCCTGGTTTATCGACGCGTGCGCCGAGGCCGCCGAACACTGCGACCGGCTCGGGCTGAAATTCGGAACCGAGCCCAAGCAGAAAGAGCCGCGCGAGGGGAACATGGTGTGCAACACCGTGGCCAAAGCGGCTTGCGTGGCCGTCGAAGTGAACCGCACCGTCGGAAAGACGGTGATGGGGGTCGCCATCGACTACGGCCACGAGCAGATGGTGGGCAACACGCCCGCGGATTCGCTGTACATGCTCAAGCGCCTTGGGGTCCCCATCGCGAACTTCCACGTCAACGCGGCGAAGTACAACTCGAACGACGAGGATCGCATCGCGGGCACGGACGACCTGTGGCGCTTCGTCGAGTTTTGCTACGCCGCGCTGGACACGGACTACCAGGGGTGGTTTGGCGAAGACCAGTTCACGTACCGAACCGAGCAGGTCGCGTCCATGGCGCTCTCCCGGGAGTTCTTCGCGAACTGCATGAAGAAAGCGCTCAAGATCTACGCGAAGAAGCCCGATCTCGACCGGGCGATGGACACGGGGGACGCCGTGCAGACCATCAACCTCGTCAAGCGGATCCTCTACAACGGGTGA
- a CDS encoding ABC transporter permease: protein MGVFLYQSALRDFLRPKRLVVWLLVVAAVFGIAKLWTSLTTGMSPQAAYNQVSAVLVYRVLALTAAIFSTAVVSQEVEQKTIVYLLTRPIPRQTLLLARSLAAATVVVAIGWLLAIGVSFAVFGARIGDNAMLVKDLIALGVGALAYTSLFVLLTLWINRAMIVCILFAFGWETMIPNLQGDIYYLSIYKYLETISERPSLESSGPIGALAAQLSTNQMTTQTAWVALVLMIAAFTAVAGWWFTHYEYVPREDAE from the coding sequence ATGGGAGTCTTCCTTTACCAAAGCGCGCTCCGTGATTTCCTGCGGCCCAAGCGGCTGGTGGTGTGGCTGCTGGTCGTCGCGGCGGTCTTTGGGATCGCAAAGTTGTGGACGAGCCTGACCACGGGCATGAGCCCGCAGGCGGCGTACAACCAGGTTTCTGCGGTGCTGGTGTACCGCGTGCTGGCGCTGACCGCCGCGATCTTCAGCACAGCGGTGGTGAGCCAGGAGGTGGAGCAGAAGACCATCGTCTACCTGCTGACCCGCCCCATTCCGCGTCAGACGCTGCTGCTGGCTCGGAGTTTGGCCGCCGCGACGGTCGTGGTCGCGATCGGATGGCTGCTGGCGATCGGGGTGAGTTTCGCGGTCTTTGGCGCGCGGATCGGCGACAACGCGATGCTGGTCAAGGACCTGATCGCCCTGGGCGTCGGGGCCCTCGCCTACACATCGCTGTTCGTCCTGTTGACGCTCTGGATCAACCGGGCGATGATCGTGTGCATCTTGTTCGCCTTTGGTTGGGAGACGATGATTCCCAACCTCCAGGGCGATATCTACTACCTGTCGATCTACAAGTATCTGGAGACGATTTCGGAGCGCCCGTCCCTCGAAAGCTCGGGTCCGATCGGCGCGTTGGCGGCCCAACTCTCGACCAACCAGATGACCACCCAGACGGCATGGGTCGCGCTGGTCCTCATGATCGCCGCGTTCACCGCCGTCGCCGGCTGGTGGTTCACGCACTACGAGTACGTTCCGCGCGAAGACGCGGAGTAG